The following DNA comes from Bos indicus x Bos taurus breed Angus x Brahman F1 hybrid chromosome 5, Bos_hybrid_MaternalHap_v2.0, whole genome shotgun sequence.
CTAAGGCCTCAAGGACCTGGAAGTTGAAGACATCAGCTGAGCATGTCTTGAAAACTCAGTCCCAGGGCCCTTCCTCTCTCTTACGCTTCCCTCCTCACTCTGCTTTGGACTTTGGCCTTCTTCCATCTGACCGGATTTTCATTGTGAGCTGATCGCATGTTAGAGCTCCCTCTAGGGTGCAttgatttcattttgaaattcatttgtaTACTTCCATTCTGTCAATTATAGCcttccaaaagtaaaaaaaaaaaaaagaatactggagtgggttgccattcccttctccaggggatcttcccaacctagggattgaacccagtctcctgtactgcagggagattctttaccatctgagccacctgagaagcccatagtATACTGTATCAAGACTTAAATTGACAGAAAAGGGTAAAAGaagtgagaaatgaaatattcctgccatatcagtaaacaaagatgtcacagtcatcagcaattgcagccacCATGGATGGTGAGCtgatgagccctgagggaactcaggaaggaaagaatacttgccatctagcagccatcaaactgcagccactccctatcgtgagccaccaaggaaattcAGAACATGAAAAACCCAGATAGTTGAGGTatgtatcaaaggaatgatttcagtaagttcagagtcttgcatcttcccatacacagaaactGCACTTCCCgcatgctaaattccttaacttgggatatctggatttcttaatttacaaaaaaaatttaaaaattgacattCAGACTACTTgccttttgttgcaaaacttATATATAacttggctcctccctccctcttctttggAGAGGTTCTCTCAGGGTtccttgagatgctgcctcctggacttaagtcctaaaaatttccacTGAATAAAGCATAACTCTCAATTTTtaggttgcttttgtttttttcagtttatagCATCTTGAAAATGCTTGGagtttccattttccagatgCGGTGTTCAATGAGACTGATTTCTGCTAGTAGACTCCTaaaatttttgtctctttgtttcttgGGACTCCTTGGTTCCTACCCAATTTCAAGGCTTGTTCTTTAGCTTTTCTATTTCACATATCCTTCTAATATATTTCCCTTGGTTACTTTAGCCAAAGtaattttcaatgtttttgaaaaaaataaacctaaTGGTTACATACAcaattaagcaaataaaaatggatGTGTGTAGTTGGagtgaaaaagataaaataattgatttattagaaatattagtaaggagcaaaaaataataattttttaattcaagaacTACATTCAGAATAGTACAAAAAAAACTTTCATCCTTTGGGAAAATATATTGATGTAGTCTTTGGTTAGGAATTTTCTAAGTTGGAATATGTAAGAATTAGAGAAGAAgcctatttttattaatagtatgAGAAATACCAGGGTACTCTGCTCTCCCAACTGCCATCCCTCTATACTCTACCCCTCTTTTCTAATCTCTGCAAGGGGTTGCATTCCCTCTACAATTAGTTGCATTCTCTCTACAATCACTGAGCTCTTTCAACATTGATTGACTTTACTGATACAATCTGAAGTTGTAGAAGTAGGCAAGCACACATTAAATAGTTCATCTTATACAACATCCTCTCATTTCTGCCTTCTGCATCTTTCCATCAACAAATTTATTACCAAATgcataaattaaaaagatgcaATAGATGCAAAACCTTGACCATTTTCTTCAGCAATGTTTTCTGTTGATTTAAACATATCTGgaccggtgggctacagtccatcgtgttgcaaagaatccaacaaaacacgactgagcacactcacacaAACGTATTTGGAGAATTGAATTGCTTACAGTTTGCATCTGAAAGCACAACCtgaattggaaaaattaaaacagcatgACAACACAGATGTTATTGAATTGCTTACAATTTTCATCTGAAAGCACAACCtgaattggaaaaattaaaacaatatgacAACACagatattattttagaaatataaacagCTCCATTTAAAGTATAGCACCAATAAAACAAGtgttaggaaaattaaaatatcatatgtaattaaaatacaaagcaaacaaaaattatgTACACATAAATAGtaactgccataagggtggtgtcatctgcatatctgaggttactgagatttctcccagcagtcttgattccagcttgtgcttcttccagcccaacgtttctcatgatgtactcggcatataagttaaataagcaaggtgacaatatacagccctgatgtagtccttttcctatttggaaccagtctgttgttccatgtccaattctaactgttgcttcgacaccacccttatggcagaaagagaagaggaactaaaatgcctcttgatgaaagtgaaagtggagagtgaaaaagttggcttagagctcaacattcagaaaatgaagatcatggcatcaggtcccatcacttcatgggaaatagatggggaaacagtggaaacagtgtcagactttattttggggggctccaaaatcactgcagatggtgactgcagccatgaaattaaaagacccttactccttggaaggaaagttatgaccaacctagatagcatattcaaaagcagagacattactttgccaacaaaggtccatgagtcaaggctacggtttttccagtggtcatgtatggatgggagagttggactgtgaagaaggctgagcgccaaagaattgatgcttttgaactgtggtgttggagaagactcttgagagtcccttggacagcaaagatatccaaccagtccattctaaaggagatcggtcctgggtgttcttcggaaggaatgatgctaaagctgaaactccagtactttgtccacctcatgcaaagggttgactcattggaaaagactctgatgctgggagggattgggggcaggaggagaaggggacgacagaggatgagatggctggatggcatcaccgactcgatgcacatgagtttgagtgaactctgggagttggtgatggacagggaggcctggcgtgctgcgattcatggggttgcaaagagtcggacacgactgagcaactgaactgaactgatctgaaacagtaactgggcttcccttgtggctcagctggtaaagaatcagcctgcaatgcgggagatctgggttcgatccctgggttggacagatcccctggagaagggaaaatctacccactccagcattcaggcctgaagaatttcatggactgtatagtccatggggtcacaaagagttggacacaattgagcaactttcacttttcaaatagtAATTGCCAAAGAGAACAGAGTAATCCAGTAAACTGGGATCAATGATTTAAATCTAATGTAATTTTTAACCCTTCCAGATAGGACATCAGTACTAAAGACTTGTCTTTGTGGATTTGTATATCCTGTTTTTAGAAGACTGGATACAAGATACCTTTCTCCAGCTCTTTGATATGATAATAAATcaataacaatatttaaaataagtaacaataagatatgggcttcactggtggcacagtactaaagaatctgcctgaaatgcaggggacGTAAGCTctatgcctgggtcaggaagatcccctggagaaggaactggcaacccactccagtattcttgcctgagaaagccTATGGACAGAGATGCCCAgtgggtctacagtccatggggttgcaaaagagtctaacatgacttagtgactaaacaacaataacaaacaatAAGATACAGTAAGATACAATTACACATCAATGATTTATTGAGTTGTTCTGATAAACTCATGATGGTACAGACAAAAAGAAATCTTATACCATGATATTTATTCAAGAACTATGGGCCCCAAATCAAGTAATTGTGAATAAATGTATTCACAGTTAAATTTCATTAAAGGATTAAATATTTACAACTCAGAATCACCCTGTCTTGGGTTGACCCTTCTTCTAAACATTATTATACATTCTGAGCTTAGCATTCTACCAAAGCACTTTTTTCTGCCCACTATCTAAAAATAGGgcccaaagaaaaataacagtaataaaattaaattcttttttccttcactccATAAAGTTTACCTAAAAAGAGTAAGGAGTATATTTCTGTTTATAGGATGACTTCAAATTTTACTGATGTATGAGATATACCACTGCTCTTAAGGGAGAGTGAATGATGAAGAGTGAATGATAAATTGTTACCACCCCTTCACTGAAAATAATTCATCTGCAGAATGATCAATGTAAAGGATCTTCAAGTGACTCAAGCTTGACTCCACACTGAAAGCAAATCAGGCTGAAACTATCGATGGGCCCATTAATGAGGAAATCACAAGAAAGTAGAATTAGGATAAAGATTTTTTCTTCCATAAGATTTTTCTCAAAGCTTGTTTGACATCTTTGTTTCTTAGAGAGTAAATCAGAGGGTTTAACATGGGTGTAACCAATATGTAAAATACTGAAACCACTTTACGAAGTTCAGGATTGCTTGGAGGTGTGAGATACATAAAGGAGACAGTCCCATAAAGCAAGCTTACCACGCCCAGGTGGGAGCGCCAAGTGGAGAaggctttctttctcccttcactGGAGGGGATCTTCAAGACTGTGGTTACAATATACATGTAAGATACTACAATAacaactactgtgggcaaaataATGCAGGTAGCCAAACTAAGAGATACCATCTTATTGACAAAAAGATTAGAACAGGAGATCTTCTCAATTTGGTAAGAATCACAGAAGAAGTGATCAATGACTCGGGAGGCACAGAAAGACACTGAGAATGTTACACTGACTTGGAGAATGGAACTGACCCAACCGCAGAAATAGGAACCAGCCACCAGCTGAGTGCAAAGGCGTCTTGACATATGGACACTGTAAAGAAGAGGGTTGCAGATGGCAAtgaagcggtcataggccatggccGCCAGGACAAACCCTTCTGTTACAATGAAGAGTGCAAAAAAGAAGAACTGGGCAGCACACCCTACAAAAGAGACAGTCTTTTTCTCAGACATGAAGTTGACCATGGCCTTAGGTGCAATAACAGTGGAGTAGAAGAGGTCGATGAAGGAGAGATTGCCTAGAAAGAAATACATTGGTGTGTTCAGCTGGGAGTCAGTCACAATGATGCCAATCATACTAATGTTCCCCAAAAGGACCATGCCATAGACAAGCAGGaataggaggaagaggagaatgtGGAGCTCTGGACGGACCCTGAAGCCTACAAGAATGAAGTCAGTTACATCTGAATGGTTGCCTGCTCCCTTGTCACCCATGGCAAGAACCTGCTAAGAGGTACAAGACAAGATTAAAAATAGAGACTTCTACCTATTTCCTGGTATCACAAAGTATCTTTTGCCTCTTGTATAATACATTGAAATTTGTATTATCATCTCCTTTATAAGATTCTGTTGTGTTATGTATGATTTGCTGCATCCTTTTATAGGAATTGACTCTGAGGTATATTGTAATTGCCCATCAGCACACAACATTTGAGTCGCCTAACTCataatttggagaaggcgatggcaccccactccagtactcttgcctggaaaatcccatggacagaggagtctggtgcgctgcagtccatggggtcgctaggagtcggacacgactgggcaatttcactttcacttttcactttcatgcattggagaaggaaatggcaacccataccagtgttcttgcctggagaatcccagggacgggggagcctggcgggctgccgtctatggggtcgcacagagtcggacacgactgaagcacttagcagcagtagcagcagcagcaactcataATTTTCTAGTGTGATTCTCCAATTCTAGTCCTCTTTCCATTATAAGGTACATGATTTTCACAcataaagcattttctttttacctGTTTAGTGCCTCACTTGACTTACATAGTAAGTCTAACATATCTAAAGGTTTTGAGAGATAAATAATATTTGCTCTCTgtaatttcaaattcattttaatgCTTCCATTTTACAACAGAAGGATCAAATTTAAGAGGAATTTTGTTGTTGTATAGTCAGTAAGTTgaatctgattcttttgtgaccccatagactgtactgtccatgggatttctccactgtccatgggatttctcaggcaagaatactggagtaggttgccgtatccttctccagaggatcttcccagcccaggaattgaacccttgtctcctgtgtctcctacattggcaggcagattctttagcactgagccacttgggaagcccaaaaagagtAATTTTAAATTCCACAAATAGGCATTGGAGATTAAAACAGGTCAATAGCTAAACAGTTTGTGAGAGTTTAAAGTAGGATAGCAAGAGATTTATTTGGTTTTCCAAAACCTTCATCCAAAATGAAGGCATCTTCAGCTTCTCAAAGTGGACAAACCTCGGACATGCTACTGGAAAAATTGACAGCTCCTAAAATTTTCTGTACAAATTTGACATTAATCTATCTCTTACCTGAATATTTCTCACTTTACTTCAGTGGAGCAATTTCCTAATGGTAGAAGCAAGGATTCAAAAGTTATTGTGTTTAAtcctaaaaatggaaaaaggagtGTAAAACCATAGAAGGGAAATTAAAGACATTGTCAAAATTCAgcatattttaagaattaaaattttaaatgagatgtaaaatcttgttttgaaatatatcattttattcagtttttgGCTCTGCTCAGAGATTAATATCTCGTTTTTCAATTAAGAATagccttttcatttcctttgttgtgttttTGCCTGAAAATCCCCTATAGCTATATACCTCTTATCTCTTTCTAGAGGATAACAGAGATGACCTGGTGAGGTCTCTAACCCTGTGAACATTTCTTTatggaaactgaaaagaaaatgcacCTGAACCTGAAGAATCACATTGCATGGCCATGCACGTGAGGACATATCTTACAGGCCTTAGAATGAGAACGATGAAAGCCAAATGGAATTTAAGTACAGCAAAGATAATATCACCAGTGAGGAGGAGTAGTCCCCGATGACCTGGGGGAATAGAGCAGGAGGCAACCTGGTACCCTTAGTCATCTCTGTtgcaaatatttcaaataattgcAGCATGAACTGGGTGCAAAGGTCCCTCTGAGACAGGCTAAAAATAAGGTCAATTATGGGGTGATAACAGTGCCAAGTTCCAAGTCCATCCCACGAGGGCCATataggaaagaaacaaaagaaagaatgttaTCTACTCTTCCAACTCACCTTGAACCATCCCTAGGTCTTTTGGGAAACAATTTCTTATTAGAAAAGTTTGTTTTAAGGTTGAAATATATTATCTCACATAATTTTCATTCCTCAGTTTTTTTTGCCTCCTACAATCATGCTGAATTTATCTATTGATGCTGTTACATGACAATCATCAAATGCAATGAGTGTTCCTTGACTGACTCTTGGTTTtaacaagccagtcacaaaataCGTATTTTGGGAAGTCAGGGATTTTTACCTTAAGAAGaatattaaatgacataatgAATTATCAGTAAGCTGTTTAAGCATGTAATGAATTGGTAATGTAAGGAGAACACCTCATTTTTGGAGAAGTCTGTTAAGTACAAGGAATGAAGTATAATTGTGCTTCTTATCctgtataataaaatattgcaATATAATGCAAAATATTGCATTACAGTAGTGAGTATATAGAAGTGGATTTtactattttactattttattatagtctgtatattttgaaatttttataataaatatcttGTTTGTTAAAGACCTATatgagagaaaattaaaaatttcttcctttaGACAAAAATAATGAATTGATACCTGGAACTGTTGTAGCCATGATGTGACCATAAATGGTATTACTGATTTGCTGaggatggcagagcagaaagTAGAGAGAAACTTGTGTCTTTGATGAAGTCCTCATGCCAGTGAACCACCCTGGAATCAACGTGTCTC
Coding sequences within:
- the LOC113893456 gene encoding olfactory receptor 9K2-like, translated to MGDKGAGNHSDVTDFILVGFRVRPELHILLFLLFLLVYGMVLLGNISMIGIIVTDSQLNTPMYFFLGNLSFIDLFYSTVIAPKAMVNFMSEKKTVSFVGCAAQFFFFALFIVTEGFVLAAMAYDRFIAICNPLLYSVHMSRRLCTQLVAGSYFCGWVSSILQVSVTFSVSFCASRVIDHFFCDSYQIEKISCSNLFVNKMVSLSLATCIILPTVVVIVVSYMYIVTTVLKIPSSEGRKKAFSTWRSHLGVVSLLYGTVSFMYLTPPSNPELRKVVSVFYILVTPMLNPLIYSLRNKDVKQALRKILWKKKSLS